One genomic region from Chitinophagales bacterium encodes:
- a CDS encoding DUF962 domain-containing protein, translated as MSTEKKYKSLKEFYPYYLTEHQDKTCRRLHFTGTFLLLAVLVLTIVLQKWWLFATIPVLGYGFAWAGHFFFEKNKPATFQYPFYSLASDFIMFYHILTGQIDEKLKYARKTILGVE; from the coding sequence ATGTCAACTGAAAAAAAATACAAAAGCCTAAAGGAATTTTATCCCTATTACCTTACAGAACACCAGGACAAAACATGCCGCAGGCTGCATTTTACCGGCACATTTCTTCTGCTTGCTGTGCTGGTTTTAACCATTGTATTGCAAAAATGGTGGTTGTTTGCCACCATTCCCGTTTTGGGCTACGGCTTTGCCTGGGCCGGCCATTTTTTCTTTGAAAAAAACAAACCCGCCACATTTCAATATCCATTCTACAGCCTAGCTTCGGACTTTATTATGTTTTACCACATCCTCACCGGACAGATTGACGAAAAACTGAAATACGCCAGAAAAACGATTTTGGGTGTGGAGTAA